GCAGTGTGAGCGTGTATGCTGTGTCCATGACTGCACATGAACACGTGTGAGGGATAAACACACGTGTGAGGGATAAACACACGCGTGTGGTGTGAACACGTGAAGCATGCGTGTGCAGCTTTCTGAGAGGTCTGGTTcagagagtcacacagagggCAGGAGTCAGCTGGACGTGGGCTGAGGAAGGTTCTGGAAGGCACAGACAGGTCAGCGGGCAGCTCTTGGGACGTCCCTGGGTGGGTGCAGGAGTGCCCCCAGGGGCATGAGGAATGCAAGGGCACCAGGGGAAGAGCCACCCTGGGCAGAAGGCCAGCTGGGTCACCCGGTCACTCCTGGGCATGAGCCACCATGCCCAGAGTGGGAGTGGACAGGCTCAAAAGGGCCACAGGGCTACCTGAGATGGGAACTCAGATGCAGGGCCCGGAGGCTGGGAGGAAGGGCTTCCCGAAGTCTGGTCCCTGTGGACAGTGAGTGGCTCGGGGGGAGAACAGGGGACATCCACACGGACCGGGCTCCTTGTCTAGCCGTGAGGTTACAGTGGCTGGGACAGGAGGTGCTGTGGACAAGTGGCTCCCTGGCTAAGGGCGCCCAGGGTTCACGCTCCTCCCGGCTGACTGGGACCACACCAGACGCCGCTCCACACTGCCCAGCACACGCTCCTGCTGCTCCCCCGGAACCTTCTGGAAGGAGGCCTCTCGATACACACAGCACACGACCTCCATCTGCTCGCACTCGGCCAGGCCCCAGGCCCTCGCACGGCCACCCGCATGGCCGCCCGCACGGCCGCCCGCACGCCCAACTCACGTGGCGATGGGCACCAGGAACTGGTAGGAACCGCGGAAGAGCACGAAGGCCATGTAGCACAGCCAGATGCTGTCTGTCCTGTACATGAGGAAGACCAGCCCAGCCTGCACCACAGTCACCACCGCGATGACCAGCTTCGCCCACACCGCCCAGCGGATCTTCACGAAGCCCGCCGCAAAGGAGGTGATGGCACCTGTGCGGGGAGACGAGCGCGTCACGACTGGCCtcgggggcggcggggcgggcggggcgggtgGGCGTACCGAGCAGAGTGGAGGCGGCATCGGCCCCGCCGTTGTAGACCCTCGTGGAGTCCATGGTGGGGTTGACCACGTTCCACAGGATGTGCACGTAGTAGACGATGAGGTAGTAGCCGGTGGAGTTGAAGACCCACCAGAGGGACCAGAGGCGCAGCTGCGGCAGCCGCAGGTTGTGGCCCAGCTCCCGGACCATGCGCGCAAGGGCCGAGTCCCGCCAGGCCGCCGCGGGCCCGGGCTTGCCGCCCGCGGGCTGGCCGGGGCCCGGGTTCATCTGGTCCAGCTCGGAGGGCGAGGCCTCGGTGGGCGCGCTGCGGTTGAAGAAGAGGCTGCGCTTGGGGCGTCTCAGGAAGAGCGCAAGGACCAGGCTGAAGGTGAGGAAGGCCAGCGAGATGTAGTTGAGTGTGGAGAAGGGGACGCGGCCCATGGTGACCAGCAGCTGGCCCAGCACGGAGCTGGTGAAGACGCCGAGCAGCACCGCGGCCCGCGAGTAGCCGGCCACGCGCTGGTAGTGGGCGGGGGGCACGAGCGAGAAGACGTAGGAGGAGTAGGCGATGCGGGCGGCCATGGTGATGCTGAAGAAGAGCTCCATGAGCTGCATGTGCAGCACGGACGAGCCGAACAGCAGGAGGAGCCACACGGACACGTAGCTCAGACCCTGCAGCAGCAGCACCGGCTTGTAGCGCAGGTAGTCGGTCAGCAGGAAGATGGGCACCAGCACGGCCAGGTAGGAGTATGACAGCACCGGCGTGATCTCGTTGGTGACCTGCGTGACACGGAGGCTCGTGACATGGAGGCTCGTGACCCCGGCCTGGGGGCCGCCCTGACGCTCCAGCCACCTGCCACGTGAGAGCTCCGCCCACACCCCACTGCCCCCTGTGCCCTGTACGTGGCCCCCTGCCAGAACTACGCCATGGGCGCCAGCCTCTGAAAATGTGCAGCCCCTTCGGGCCATCCAGGGCAGCCAGGGAAAAGCCTGACCCCCAAACCACGCTCTGCCCTGAACCCACCCCCACGGGCTTGCTTCTCACGCAGCAGCTCAGTACTGACACCTGCAGACTCCCACTGTAAACCACACAGAGTGAGGACACAATTGCCTACAGAGAGCTTGCAATTACCCTGTGAATCATTGGTAATTACGTGTTGTCGTGCGAATCCAGACTTAGCTGTCTTAATGAGACTAAAACATGATGTGATCTCACCTAACGACATGAGTCTAACAGCAAGGAAAACAGAGTCATAACCAAGTCGCGCTCGCACTGACATGGCCGCCTCGGTCACGGGAGGAGAGGCAAAAGCGAGGGGCAGCGAAGAGGCCAGGAATACAAAGGGTGAGTTCACAGGACGGGTCATGCAGAACACGCAGGAAGGGAAGGAATGACAGAGGAAAGGAGGGCAGGGGACAGGAGGGGACAGCACAAGGGACACTTGGGAGAAGGGCCCCACAGCCACCCCACACTGGCCACACAacaggcagggctgggccctCGCCCCCACTCATCAGGCAAACTAGGACACGCGTCCTGATGGGGCCAGGACTCCTGGCTTCGCCAGGGGAGCTGCCCACAGCCTCGACCATTCAGTTCTCCACACAGACGGAGCCAGCCCGGCAGGACACTCCCTCCTGGTTATGCAGGGCAGGGGCACAGCCAGACGCACCCAGGGCGAGAGCCAGATGTCCCCCTGGTGGCCTGGGAAGGACCACCCCAGGCCCACTCTGCAAGCACCAGTACCAGCTCAGGAGAGGCCCAGTTCTCGGCCTCGCCCCATTTCTAGGGGATGGACATTGAAGGTGCCCTGTGCTCGGAGCTCCTCCCGAGGCCCAGGGGGGTCCACCTACCTTTCCTAAGCCCACCTGACCCTGCCCTGAGCCCCGGGGTAGCATCAGGtgagccctgggcctccctgggctCTCAGAGGGAGGAGACAGCCTGCAGGGCTGCGAGGCAGCCCGCCCTCCTGCCCAGGCCCTCTGCCAGGTGGCCTCCTGACCCACGGGCCCACCAGGAGGCAGGGCTGACCTGAAAGGCTGCGGCCCCCAGAACACTGAGCACTGAAGGTCCCCAGGACATCCGGCACAGCCTCGGGGCAGGTCCACGGGGTTCGCGGGAAGCTGACTGCTCAGCTCTGGTCCCAGAGCCTCGGGGCCAGCTGCAGGGCTGGACCCTGTTTACGGAAAATTCCAGGAACATCTAACAGCCCCTCAGTTGGTGAGACCTCTTGGCAGATGGCTTGCTCAGCTGCAAGGTTTCGGGGTCGGCACCGTGGGGTCAGTGCTGCGGGAGGCCAGCCAGTTTTCCTCCTCcgcctccccactccctcctctgcattccatgatctgcTTTCCTGGGGCTGGCTGCCTCGGGCCAGGCGGGAGTCTGATCCACATCACGCTTGTGGGACTTGCTGGGAGCACGGTGCCCATGAAGACCCTGGGGTACGTGGCGTCTGTCAAGTGGCACGAGGCTGGCCTCCCACTGGCCTCCGCCCTGCATCACTGGGCCACGTTCCCAACACCTCTGTTTGGACAGGTCGGGTCGGGCTGACAGGCAGAAGTCGGGAGCTGTGCCAAGATCGGGACCCAGGCGGCTTCAGTCAGGAGGCTCGGCAGGGGCACACAGCAGCCAGGACGAGTGGGGGTGGGGCTCGGGGCAGAAGGAGGGGTGCCGGGGGTTCTGAGGGGagcaggcagggccagggcacAGGTGACTCCAAATTCCAAGAGGAGCGGTGTCCAGGAGCCAACACCTGGGGCGCCTAGAGGGGCGCTGAGTCCTGCCTGACAAGTGAGCAAGCCAGGACAGGCTGTCACGAGGATACTCCATGGCCCCACCAGAGATGGGGGGAGGGTCAGCCGCGGGCCAGAAAGGAATGGAAGGGCCACAGTGGAGGCGGGCCCGTGGGGCTGGGAGTCCGCCCAGCAGCTTGGATGCAGACGCATCACAGGTTCAAAGGAGCAAAAGCAAGCCTGGGACCCTCCGGGAGGTGCTTCGTGAACCTGGGGAGGCCAAGGCTCCGCACAAACCAGAAGCAAACTCTGGCTGAATTAAAACACGAAGCTGCAGCAAAGGGGTCTCCTGACGCAAAGCGAGGGGATTGGTGCAGACCAGAGGCACCCGCACATGTGCAGTCCGGCTCCGCCA
This portion of the Vicugna pacos chromosome 1, VicPac4, whole genome shotgun sequence genome encodes:
- the SLC19A1 gene encoding reduced folate transporter isoform X2: MALSGREAEKQGPAEPRPGREPQSWWCLVSYLCFYGFMAQMRPGESFVTPYLLGPDKNFTQKQVTNEITPVLSYSYLAVLVPIFLLTDYLRYKPVLLLQGLSYVSVWLLLLFGSSVLHMQLMELFFSITMAARIAYSSYVFSLVPPAHYQRVAGYSRAAVLLGVFTSSVLGQLLVTMGRVPFSTLNYISLAFLTFSLVLALFLRRPKRSLFFNRSAPTEASPSELDQMNPGPGQPAGGKPGPAAAWRDSALARMVRELGHNLRLPQLRLWSLWWVFNSTGYYLIVYYVHILWNVVNPTMDSTRVYNGGADAASTLLGAITSFAAGFVKIRWAVWAKLVIAVVTVVQAGLVFLMYRTDSIWLCYMAFVLFRGSYQFLVPIATFQIASSLSHELRALVFGVNTFLATVLKTIITLIISDKRGLGLPVHSQFLVYFMYFLVLFVAYFFAAVLVGLQHLRRGSHQPLPPAQELRSPVQEKAVQDGALGSLQPGARPLAPEDGLEAVGPVSPEQSQQPEAKA
- the SLC19A1 gene encoding reduced folate transporter isoform X3; its protein translation is MSHVPRPLPSPAVLRRGPGGMALSGREAEKQGPAEPRPGREPQSWWCLVSYLCFYGFMAQMRPGESFVTPYLLGPDKNFTQKQVTNEITPVLSYSYLAVLVPIFLLTDYLRYKPVLLLQGLSYVSVWLLLLFGSSVLHMQLMELFFSITMAARIAYSSYVFSLVPPAHYQRVAGYSRAAVLLGVFTSSVLGQLLVTMGRVPFSTLNYISLAFLTFSLVLALFLRRPKRSLFFNRSAPTEASPSELDQMNPGPGQPAGGKPGPAAAWRDSALARMVRELGHNLRLPQLRLWSLWWVFNSTGYYLIVYYVHILWNVVNPTMDSTRVYNGGADAASTLLGAITSFAAGFVKIRWAVWAKLVIAVVTVVQAGLVFLMYRTDSIWLCYMAFVLFRGSYQFLVPIATFSSTSCTSWCSLSPTSSRPCWWGCSTSDGAATSPCRQPRN
- the SLC19A1 gene encoding reduced folate transporter isoform X1 — encoded protein: MSHVPRPLPSPAVLRRGPGGMALSGREAEKQGPAEPRPGREPQSWWCLVSYLCFYGFMAQMRPGESFVTPYLLGPDKNFTQKQVTNEITPVLSYSYLAVLVPIFLLTDYLRYKPVLLLQGLSYVSVWLLLLFGSSVLHMQLMELFFSITMAARIAYSSYVFSLVPPAHYQRVAGYSRAAVLLGVFTSSVLGQLLVTMGRVPFSTLNYISLAFLTFSLVLALFLRRPKRSLFFNRSAPTEASPSELDQMNPGPGQPAGGKPGPAAAWRDSALARMVRELGHNLRLPQLRLWSLWWVFNSTGYYLIVYYVHILWNVVNPTMDSTRVYNGGADAASTLLGAITSFAAGFVKIRWAVWAKLVIAVVTVVQAGLVFLMYRTDSIWLCYMAFVLFRGSYQFLVPIATFQIASSLSHELRALVFGVNTFLATVLKTIITLIISDKRGLGLPVHSQFLVYFMYFLVLFVAYFFAAVLVGLQHLRRGSHQPLPPAQELRSPVQEKAVQDGALGSLQPGARPLAPEDGLEAVGPVSPEQSQQPEAKA